The Henckelia pumila isolate YLH828 unplaced genomic scaffold, ASM3356847v2 CTG_461:::fragment_3, whole genome shotgun sequence genome window below encodes:
- the LOC140871575 gene encoding uncharacterized protein — translation MAEGGSYYCSKKSDDICGKSCGEDSGRTLSMSRLKCIMRGLDIKAYLFLFVMVPTCVFVIYVHGQKITYFLRPLWESPPKPFHEIPHYYHENVSMENLCKLHGWEIREYPRRVYDAVLFNNEVDILKIRWKELYPYVTEFVLLESNSTFTGLPKPHVFSSVRDQFKFLEARLTYGQAPGRFKKGENPFVEEAYQRLALDYLLKQAGIQDDDLLIMSDVDEIPSQHTINLLRWCDGIPPILHLRLKNYLYSFEFLVDDSSWRASVHIYQSGKTKYAHYRQSDEVLVDAGWHCSFCFRHIREFIFKMKAYSHVDRVRFSHFLNPTRIQRVICKGDDLFDMLPEEYTFKEIIGKMGSIPHSYSAVHLPAYLLENADRYKFLLPGNCVR, via the exons ATGGCTGAGGGGGGATCTTATTATTGTTCCAAGAAGAGCGATGATATATGCGGCAAATCCTGCGGCGAG GATTCGGGACGGACCTTGAGTATGTCGAGATTGAAGTGCATTATGCGGGGGCTGGATATAAAAGCCTATCTCTTTCTGTTTGTGATGGTGCCGACTTGTGTATTCGTTATTTATGTGCACGGCCAGAAGATTACATACTTTTTAAGGCCTTTGTGGGAGTCTCCACCGAAGCCCTTCCATGAAATACCTCACTACTATCATGAGAATGTGTCCATGGAGAATCTATGTAAACTTCATGGCTGGGAAATACGGGAGTATCCTAGGCGAGTTTATGATGCCGTGTTGTTTAACAATGAGGTCGACATTCTCAAGATACGGTGGAAAGAATTGTACCCTTATGTGACCGAGTTTGTATTGCTCGAGTCAAATTCGACCTTCACTGGGCTGCCTAAGCCTCACGTGTTTTCCTCTGTCCGAGACCAGTTCAAATTTCTTGAGGCACGGTTGACCTATGGGCAAGCTCCGGGGCGATTTAAGAAAGGAGAGAACCCTTTTGTCGAGGAAGCATATCAGAGACTTGCACTAGATTATCTTCTTAAGCAAGCAGGGATTCAAGATGATGACTTGTTGATAATGTCTGATGTGGACGAGATACCGAGTCAACACACGATCAATCTACTGAGGTGGTGTGATGGAATACCTCCAATTCTCCATCTTCGTTTGAAGAATTACTTGTATTCATTTGAGTTTCTGGTTGACGATAGTAGCTGGAGAGCTTCGGTTCACATTTATCAATCTGGGAAGACGAAATATGCTCACTATAGGCAGTCTGATGAAGTCTTGGTCGATGCGGGATGGCACTGTAGCTTTTGCTTTAGACACATTCGCGAGTTCATATTCAAGATGAAAGCTTACAGCCACGTCGATAGGGTGAGATTTTCTCATTTCTTGAATCCGACCAGAATCCAGAGGGTAATCTGCAAAggtgatgatttgtttgatatgCTACCCGAGGAGTACACTTTCAAAGAGATCATCGGAAAAATGGGATCAATACCACATTCGTACTCCGCCGTTCATCTCCCTGCATATCTCTTGGAGAATGCAGACCGATATAAATTTCTCCTGCCTGGAAACTGTGTACGATAG